The Polyangium aurulentum genomic interval CCAAAGTAACAGTCGACCGCTTGTAGGTGATCGACGGTAGTTGCGCGTTGGCGAGCTCGGGACGACCGCCGGCCAGGCAAGCAACAGCCCCTCCTTCGAGCTGCTGTTTCATCTGGTCATAGGGGACGAACGTGGGCGGCGTCGGGTCGGGCATGTCTGTCGGTTAGGGAGGCGCCGCATGAAAGCGCTTCGTCGGAGGAGTGTCAACGCGTCGACCGCGTCTCCTCCTTGCGCGACCCGGCAATTTCATACCCGAGGCTGTCTCCCTGGCGACCACGCATGTACGCGAAAATGGGCTCTGGGGGCGGTCGCGCAGTTTGGCATGGAGGCTGCTCAGCGTGAGGTCGAGGAGACACCGCCATGCGCGCCCAACGACTGGTCACTCCAATTGCCACGACTCGAACGACTTCCCGGGTCAACGGCTGGAGCGAGCCTTCGCCCCCGCGCGATGAGTTCGTCTCCCTCGCCTCGCACGAGCTGATGACGCCGGTGACCTCGCTTCGCCTGCAGGCCCAGCTCATGAGGCGCCTGCTCGCGCGGCAGCCCGAGGAGGCAGGGGACCGCGTCGCGGCGATGCTCGAGGTCTTCGACCGCCAGCTCGGCCGGCTCACGCTGCTCTGCGACGAGCTGCTGTCGGCGACGTCGATTCAATCGAGCGAGCTGGCGTTGGTCCGAACGAACGTCGACCTCGCGGGGCTCGTCCGGCGGGCCGTGGACGGCCTCGTCGCGCAAGGCCCCGACACGTGCAAGGTCACGGTCGAGGCCGATGAAATGCCCTTCGGGCGCTGGGACGCCGGGCAAATCGAACGCATGGTCCTGCACATCGTCAAGAACGCAATCACGTTCGGCGAGGGCAAACCCGTC includes:
- a CDS encoding sensor histidine kinase; protein product: MRAQRLVTPIATTRTTSRVNGWSEPSPPRDEFVSLASHELMTPVTSLRLQAQLMRRLLARQPEEAGDRVAAMLEVFDRQLGRLTLLCDELLSATSIQSSELALVRTNVDLAGLVRRAVDGLVAQGPDTCKVTVEADEMPFGRWDAGQIERMVLHIVKNAITFGEGKPVSVEVTMHEGRARLVVRDQGMGIAKQDQERIFERFVRAVPACRFGGLGLGLYIARAIAEAHGGSIQVESEPDRGATFTVELPLEVEESELGVHHAPGGHTPSGHAPSVNRPSHSLHRRSRPAGRRKAARRVRTRAS